A part of Caretta caretta isolate rCarCar2 chromosome 1, rCarCar1.hap1, whole genome shotgun sequence genomic DNA contains:
- the FAM118A gene encoding protein FAM118A isoform X3: MDSEEMTTNRSEQKSRKILKSLIRKQPWDLLLVIGTGVSAAVAPEIPALCSWRSCIEAVIGAAEQLEVLHPGDVAEFRKKVIKDRDLLVVAHDLIRKMSPRTGDSKPNFFQDCLMEVFDNLEQHIQNPVVLQSILRLMERGTMVLTTNYDNLLEIFGQQQGKPMESLDLKDKDKVLQWARGHIKYGVLHIHGLYTDPCGMVLDPSGYKDVTQDPEVMEVLQNLYLMKSFLFVGCGETLRDQIFQALFLYTVKNKVDLEHYMLVLKENEDHFFKLQADMLLHGIKVVSYGDCFESFPEYVQELTAQICKQRSPDADLVDSTTLLD; the protein is encoded by the exons ATGGACTCGGAAGAAATGACAACCAACAGAAGTGAACAAAAATCAAG gaagattttaaaaagtctaataAGGAAGCAGCCTTGGGATCTTCTTTTGGTAATTGGAACCGGAGTGAGTGCTGCTGTAGCACCAGAAATACCAGCACTGTGCTCATGGAGGAGCTGTATTGAAGCTGTCATTGGAGCAGCTGAACAGCTGGAGGTGCTTCATCCAGGAGACGTTGCTGAATTCCGCAAAAAAGTGATCAAAGACAGAGACTTGCTTGTAGTTGCACATGATCTCATAAGAAAGATGTCCCCA cgcACAGGTGATTCCAAGCCCAACTTTTTCCAGGATTGCTTAATGGAGGTGTTTGATAACTTGGAACAACACATTCAGAATCCTGTTGTTCTACAGTCAATCCTCAGGCTAATGGAGAGAGGCACTATGGTCCTTACAACAAACTATGACAATTTACTTGAGATTTTTGGTCAGCAACAGGGTAAACCTATGGAGTCTTTAGACCTGAAAGATAAGGATAAG GTTCTTCAGTGGGCAAGAGGTCATATAAAGTATGGAGTTCTTCATATTCATGGCTTGtatacagatccctgtggaatgGTGTTGGATCCTTCAGGATATAAAGATGTTACTCAAGACCCCGAAGTAATG GAGGTTCTGCAGAACTTGTATCTGATGAAATCCTTCTTGTTTGTGGGCTGTGGAGAGACTCTGCGTGATCAAATATTCCAGGCTCTCTTTCTGTATACTGTAAAGAATAAAGTAGATTTAGAACATTATATGTTGGTGCTTAAAGAAAATGAAGACCACTTTTTTAAACTCCAGGCAGATATGCTTCTGCATGGAATAAAAGTAGTATCCTATGGAGATTGCTTTGAATCTTTCCCGGAGTATGTCCAAGAGCTAACTGCTCAAATCTGCAAGCAGAGGAGTccag ATGCTGATCTAGTGGATAGTACAACACTGTTGG ATTAG